The following is a genomic window from Thermodesulfobacteriota bacterium.
CCCCGCCCCATGCCATGACTACCTCCGGACGTATAGTCTACCCACTCGTAGCGCTCTCCGTACTCGTTCTCATCTCAATCCCGTTTATCTTCAAGAAAGCCGATGACACCACTACCTACAGCCGCGTCCTTATGGGGACGGTCGTTGAGATTACGCTCGGAGAAGACCGCGAGGACGCGGCCGAGGCGGCGTTCTCCGAGATTGCCAGGCTCGAAGCGCTCCTGAGCGGCTACATACCCACAAGCGACGTATCCAGGATAGCCGCGGCCGCCGGGGTCACTGGCCGCGGGGGCCGCAGGGGCCGCGGGGGTGTAAAGGTAAGTCCGGAGACTTTTATCGTCGTCAAAACAGCCGTAAGGATAGCGGAGCTGTCCGGCGGGGCCTTCGACCCGACGGTAGGGGCCCTCGGTAAACTGTGGAGCTTCTCGGGAGAGGAGAACCCCGTCCCGTCCGAAGAGGAGGTCGCGGCGCTCCTCCCCCTTGTGGACTACGGAAAGATCTTTATGGATGAAGCTTCATCTACGGTGGGGCTCGAGGCCGAGGGTATGGCGCTTACCCTCGGAGGGGTCGCCAAGGGCTTTATCGTCGGCAGGGCCGTGGAGACCCTGAAGGATAAGGGCCTGGAATGGGGGATAGTAAAGGCGGGCGGGGACATGGTGGCCTTCCGGGATGGGGAGAGGGGAAGCGGGAGGGGGGGGAGGAAAAAACCGTTCACCATAGGCATCCGCCATCCGAGAAAGGGGGAGGGGCAAGAGGAAAAACTTCTCGGCACGGTCACGGTCCCGGAGGGGGGCGCCACGGCCACCTCGGGCGACTACGAGCGATTCTTTATTAAAGACGGCGTACGGTATCACCACATTCTCGACCCCGCCACGGGCTATCCGGCAAAAAAATGCCGGAGCGTTACAATCATATCCGAAGACCCGATTGTGGCCGACGCGCTCTCCACCGCGGTCTTCGTCATGGGGCCGGAAAAGGGGATGGCGCTCATAGAAAAGCTCGAAGGCGTCGAAGGGGTAATCGTCGGATCGAATAGTGAGCTTTCCGTCTCGTCCGGACTTAAGGAAGATTTTACGCCTTTATAGCAGGACGGAAGCAGCGGCAACTCAGCCGTTAGGCCTGCGGGAACCCTTGCCCCGCTGGTAGTAGTCCACCGCGCGGTTGTGTTCGGCGAGGCTGCTGGAGAAGTGGTGGGTGCCGTCGTTCCGGGAGACGAAGTACAGGTAGCCCTCGCCCGAAGGGTTGAGCGCGGCATGGAGGGCCGACCTTCCGGGGTTCCCTATGGGGCCGGGAGGAAGGCCGTAGTTGGTATAGGTGTTGTAAGGGGCCCTGGTCCTCAAGTGTGCCCTCGTCAGGTTCCCGTCAAAGTCCTTAATCCCGTATATGACCGTAGGGTCGCTCTGGAGCGGGATCCCCTTCTTAAGCCTGTTCCTGAAGACCGCCGATATGCTCGCCATCTCGGTCTGCGTGCCGGCCTCCTTCTCGATAATCGAGGCCAGCGTTACGACCTCCCTCATGGTAAGCCCCTTTGCCCGGGCCGTATCCCTGAGTTCGCCCGCATATACCTCCTTGAACCTCGTCACCATCGCAACGATTATGTCATCGACCGACATACCCTTCGTAAGGCTGTATGTGTCCGGGAAGAGGTAGCCCTCGAGGGTGGGACCGTCGAGCCCGAGAGACGAAGCGAGGGCCCTGTCTCCCGCCCTGCCGACGAACTCCTCGCGGCCGGCAAGCCCGGCCCTTTCGAGTGTGTCCGCCATCTCTTTTGCATTATAGCCCTCAGGGAAGGTAACTGGATATTGGCGGGTACTCCCGGACACGAGCCGGTCCAGCACCTCGACGGGCGCCATGGAGCTGTCGAGTTCGTACTCGCCGGCCTTTATCTTCGTATAGGCGTTCTTCATCCCCGCGGCGAGGGTGACGCCCCTCGTGTCCCTGACCACCCCGGCCGCCTTAAGGCCGTTTGCCACGACCCGGAAGCTCGCCCCCTTCGGTACGGTAACGACCACGGTGCTACCCTCCCTGGATGCCGGGGTGTAGAGGAGGGTGTAGACGTGGGTTACGGCAAGGGCCGCGACCGCAAGGCCGAGCACGACTATGGGTTCTATGCGCTTTCTCATCGTCTTAAGGTCGACGGCTATGAGGGGCTCTCCTTCTTGCCGTCGAGGTATCCCTGGAGAATATAGGCGGCCGCGAGCTTGTCCGTAACGCCCTTCCTCCTGGACCTTGATACGTCCCCGCTAATGAGTACCCTGGTCACGGCCACGGTGGAGAGCCTCTCGTCCCATATATCCACCTCCAAGGAACCCCTCTCCCTGAGCTTTTCCGCGAACTTCAAAGCTCCCTTTGCCTGCGCGCCCGTGCTCCCGTCCATATTGTAGGGCACGCCGACGACTACCCTCCCGACGGACCACTCGGCCGCTATCTCAAGGAGCGCCTCCATCGTCTTCTCGGCGGAACTCCTCTCAAGCTGGGTCAGGGGCTGCGCGGTCAGGCCGGACTCGTCGCTTATCGCCACCCCGATCCTTTTCTTGCCGAGGTCCAACCCCATTATCCTCATTTTATCAAGTATACCCCGGCCGCACTCTCCTGAGCAACCAGAAAATACCTAGATGGCGGAGAACCTCTTGACACCGGTTAGCGCTTCTTATATCATATATAAAACTCGCCTATGCAGTCCACGTAGAATCCTGTCTTCCGTATTAAAGGGCGGTTAACTCAGCGGTAGAGTGCCACCTTCACACGGTGGAAGCCACTGGTTCGAACCCAGTACCGCCCACCATAAACGCCCGGCAGGGGGCGAGACCCGACGAGGGGCGGATAGCGGCCAGGGGGGCTCCACAATTAAGAGCCCGTTTAAATCCCGGCCGGAGTTGACAATACGCTCCCATGGGTTTATACTCTGTTTAGTCTCTAATTAGACCCCTGCCGGACTTGAAGGGCAGTTGCGTGGGAAAGCAATAAGTGTTTTCTTGCCAATAACCGGGGGGGGCAATATCTGAAAAAAGTGCAGGTGGCGCCCGGATTACCCCTCTCCCTATCGGAAAATACCGCTTCCGTACCGCGCCGCCTGATACAGCGCCATCACCAGGGAAATGCTTTACATAAGAAAGGAGCAGGCAAAATGACACTGAGTTACAGGGATATCATCGAGAGGATGAAGCTTTCGGGCAAGCTCAAGAACGACTCGGCGGTGGCCAGGGCTTTGGACGTCACGCCCCAGGCCCTCTCTAACTACAAAAAGAGGGGCAAGATGCCCACCAACCTCATAATCAAGTTCGCCGATATCAACAGCCTGTCGGTGGACTGGCTCCTGACCGGGCGGGGAAAGCCGGGCGAAGGGGCAGAGGGTGGGGCTTTCTCGTTTGCCGGGGAAGATACGGCCCCTTTCGGCAAAGAGGAGCTTTCAAGGGTCATGGACCTGAGCCCGGAAGAGCTTATCTATGTCGGCAAGCTCCTGAAGGTCCTGCGTTGCCCGAGCAACTCCACCGTCGTGGCGCTTAAGTGCAGCGTGGACGCCTTTTTAAAGGCTTCCGAGTTGTCCGCCGGAGAGGAAGGCGACGGGGAGAACAAGGGCTCCGCGTAACCCGGCAAGCCGCTTGCCAGACGTAAAAGTTCCCGCCCGAAAAGTTAACCCGCAAGACGCGGGATAACTGCGGTTTCCCCGCCGGTCCTCCGGCCCCGGCCAACCCTTTCAACCTATCTCCTCTATATCATTGACCCACCCCCCCCGGATATGGTATTTACACCATGATGGTGTTTCAATTCACGACGACCGCCGGGGTACGAGATACTAACGCTGTATTGGGCCGTTTATGACATTAACCGTGCGGCAGCACCATGATGGTGTTTCAATTCACGGCGACCGTCGGGGTACGAGATACTAACGCTGTATTGGGCCGTTTATGACATTAACCGTGCGGCAGCACCATACTATGGAGACCACCCTTTACTGTGACGACTGGCTGAGCGCCGGGGAGTGGGAAGGCTCAGAGGGGGCATCGGCCCTCGGCGCGGACCAGAAAGAACTCATCCTATCCGGAGGCTCGCTAACGCTGCGGCTCGAAGCCCTTTTCGGCTCCAAGGTCGAAGTCGAGATGAAGCGCAGGCGTACCTCTACCTTATCTCCCGAGATGGCCGCTTACCTCGAAGAGGAGGTAAACTCGCCTTCGATGGAAAGGGAGGTGTGGCTTACCGTGGAGGGGAAAAGGCTCGTCTACGCACACACGGTCATACCTCTGGAGTGCATAGAGCGGGGGCTTGTGGACGTGCTCACCTCCGGCGAGGAGCCGCTGGGCAGGGTGCTCGCGGATAAGAACGTACCGTTTATGAAGGAGAGGCTCGGGCTGGGAACGGTCAGGTGCGCGGAGGCCGCAACGGACCTGGGTGTGGACGTACAAACGTCCTTTTTCGCCAGACGCCAACTGCTCTTTAACCGCAACAAGACCGACGTCTGGGTAATAAAGGCGGCGGTAACCGAGCTCTTCAGCCCCGGACTCGTATCGGCCATCCACCTTTCACCCCCCCCTCCCCCCCCTGCGGGGTCGACCCGGGCGAGGTAGGCCTTGACTGCGACGCACACGCTTACGACCAAACTCATCGCCGTATCGGACCTGATACGGCTTACCAGGCAATACGGCACGGCACTCCTGCTCTGCCCCACGCTCTGGGCGCTGCTGCTCGCCACGGGCGGCGCGCCCCCGGCAAAGCTCCTTGTAATCTTCATCCTTGGCTCCTTCCTCATGAGGAGCGCGGGCTGCGCCATTAACGACATAGCCGATAGAGAGTTCGACAGGCAGGTGGAGAGGACAAAGACGCGTCCGCTTGCCGACGGCAGGCTCGATGTGCGGGAGGCTACCGTTGTATTCTTATCCCTCTCGGCCCTGGCCTTCGTGCTGGTACTCTTCCTTAACCCGCTTACCATCCTCCTCTCAATGGCCGGCCTGCTGCTCGCAGCCACCTACCCGCTCATAAAGAGGGTCAGCTCCCTGCCGCAGGCCTTCCTCGGTATGGCGTTCGGATGGGGGGCGGTAATGGCCTGGGCCGCCGCCACCGGAGAGGTGGCCGCGGCCGCACTCCTTATATTCCTCGCGAACGTCTTCTGGTCAACGGCCTACGATACGGTCTACGCACTTATGGACAGGGATGACGACTTGAAGGCGGGCGTTAAGTCCACGGCCATACTCTTCGGAAGACACGTCTATACGGCCGTAACGCTCCTCTACGTCGGCATGGCCCTGACGCTCGTCCTTACGGGATGGACCCTCGGCCT
Proteins encoded in this region:
- a CDS encoding helix-turn-helix domain-containing protein; translation: MTLSYRDIIERMKLSGKLKNDSAVARALDVTPQALSNYKKRGKMPTNLIIKFADINSLSVDWLLTGRGKPGEGAEGGAFSFAGEDTAPFGKEELSRVMDLSPEELIYVGKLLKVLRCPSNSTVVALKCSVDAFLKASELSAGEEGDGENKGSA
- a CDS encoding FAD:protein FMN transferase — encoded protein: MTTSGRIVYPLVALSVLVLISIPFIFKKADDTTTYSRVLMGTVVEITLGEDREDAAEAAFSEIARLEALLSGYIPTSDVSRIAAAAGVTGRGGRRGRGGVKVSPETFIVVKTAVRIAELSGGAFDPTVGALGKLWSFSGEENPVPSEEEVAALLPLVDYGKIFMDEASSTVGLEAEGMALTLGGVAKGFIVGRAVETLKDKGLEWGIVKAGGDMVAFRDGERGSGRGGRKKPFTIGIRHPRKGEGQEEKLLGTVTVPEGGATATSGDYERFFIKDGVRYHHILDPATGYPAKKCRSVTIISEDPIVADALSTAVFVMGPEKGMALIEKLEGVEGVIVGSNSELSVSSGLKEDFTPL
- the mltG gene encoding endolytic transglycosylase MltG, encoding MRKRIEPIVVLGLAVAALAVTHVYTLLYTPASREGSTVVVTVPKGASFRVVANGLKAAGVVRDTRGVTLAAGMKNAYTKIKAGEYELDSSMAPVEVLDRLVSGSTRQYPVTFPEGYNAKEMADTLERAGLAGREEFVGRAGDRALASSLGLDGPTLEGYLFPDTYSLTKGMSVDDIIVAMVTRFKEVYAGELRDTARAKGLTMREVVTLASIIEKEAGTQTEMASISAVFRNRLKKGIPLQSDPTVIYGIKDFDGNLTRAHLRTRAPYNTYTNYGLPPGPIGNPGRSALHAALNPSGEGYLYFVSRNDGTHHFSSSLAEHNRAVDYYQRGKGSRRPNG
- the ubiA gene encoding 4-hydroxybenzoate octaprenyltransferase, whose product is MTATHTLTTKLIAVSDLIRLTRQYGTALLLCPTLWALLLATGGAPPAKLLVIFILGSFLMRSAGCAINDIADREFDRQVERTKTRPLADGRLDVREATVVFLSLSALAFVLVLFLNPLTILLSMAGLLLAATYPLIKRVSSLPQAFLGMAFGWGAVMAWAAATGEVAAAALLIFLANVFWSTAYDTVYALMDRDDDLKAGVKSTAILFGRHVYTAVTLLYVGMALTLVLTGWTLGLGPIYYTGIAAALTLFLAITVKIKKNPTREAAFRGFVANVTGGAIILLAIALDSAVPF
- the ruvX gene encoding Holliday junction resolvase RuvX, whose translation is MRIMGLDLGKKRIGVAISDESGLTAQPLTQLERSSAEKTMEALLEIAAEWSVGRVVVGVPYNMDGSTGAQAKGALKFAEKLRERGSLEVDIWDERLSTVAVTRVLISGDVSRSRRKGVTDKLAAAYILQGYLDGKKESPS
- a CDS encoding chorismate lyase yields the protein METTLYCDDWLSAGEWEGSEGASALGADQKELILSGGSLTLRLEALFGSKVEVEMKRRRTSTLSPEMAAYLEEEVNSPSMEREVWLTVEGKRLVYAHTVIPLECIERGLVDVLTSGEEPLGRVLADKNVPFMKERLGLGTVRCAEAATDLGVDVQTSFFARRQLLFNRNKTDVWVIKAAVTELFSPGLVSAIHLSPPPPPPAGSTRAR